The following is a genomic window from Prunus persica cultivar Lovell chromosome G7, Prunus_persica_NCBIv2, whole genome shotgun sequence.
GTAGAAATGACCAATAAGAAACCTTTAGTCGAGTTCTTCCATCATTTATTGCTCTTTGGGTGGCCTGCAGCACATCCTCATAGAAATATTTCCTGATGTCTCTAGAATGTGGAATGTTATTCAATTTAGTAGGAATTCCCCTCCAGTTATCCTGTAAaattgcaaaataaaaattagaaaggAACTATAACAAATTATTTATCTGGATTAAAGATGACTGATTCTATAACTAAACATATACCTGGACTGAAGTTGACTGATTTGATTTCCctggaaaatggaaaattcTTAAAATCATCATGCACAGTAATTTAGAAAACTCATTTAGGAACAAGTAGCGTCACcaaaaatagatttaagactctcttacaaaatcaatggagAAAAAAGTTGCACACATTCTGAGAGAAACTCAGCTCCATATAAGTATGAATCACTTAAGTTAGGACAAACTCATATAATCTGTGATGCACCGATACGTCAGTTTGGAGGGGTATGCTCGTATCGGATACGGCTCCGATACGATACGGCACCGATACGGCTCCGATACGTATCCGATACGCCACGTGGCGTATCGTTGACTTATATGGCACGTTGACTTCTCGATACGGATCCGATACGTCCTCGATACGGTCCCGATACGGTCCCGATACGGCATCGATACGTGTGGGGGTAAAAACGAAAATATTTGCAGACTTTGGGGGTGATTTTGAAAGTTTCTAAACATTTGGGGTTAAAATGTAAAAACACAAACTATAATTTCATATTGTTGTCTGTCGAGAGGCTAGGTTTTTGGGGTTTCATTTCAACAGAACAGAGGccaaacaaaagagaagaaagaagaagaagaagaagaagaagaagaagaagaagaaggagccGTCCGTCGCTCGCACCCAGCAGGCAGTTTAtggatacttgtattttgtgtgttttggttaatttttgctttgtttatggagatttgaatgaagttatgtgttttgttaatgttttgaaattattattggtgaaatatcaattttcaaattttctagttatattatttttaaatatatatattattttaatcacCGTATCGGTGCCGTATCCGTATCCTATTTTTTGGAGATTTGCCGTATCGGCGTATCGTATCGTATCGTATCGCCGTACCCGTATCCGTATCGGTGCAACATAGCATATAATGAGCTTCAGATCCTGAACAGACTTACCTAATTTCATCTTCgtttctttatctttctgcactTGTGACAGTATAGAGTCTATTACTTCAAAAACTACTTCCTTAGGATGGTTCCCATCGATCTGTGGTTTCAAGAGCTTTTGTGTAAAACATGAAGTCCTCTAGACAGATTCATATAAAGAAAccggaaaaggaaaaatgataACACTATATCACTAAACACTCACCTTTTTCATTATGTGGGAGTAAGTGGTTGAGATTGCATCAGCATTTTGCTTGTATATTTCAAGGCGTGACTTCACCTAAATGGAAAACGGAATGAAGTCAAAAGCTTCTGAAGCCCTATTTGATGGAATTCACCTAATCTGAACTTAGTATATCCTATATACTTTCATACTAATACCATACACATCCTAATGGATTTTATCTGGTCCAAAGTATTGCCACATCACATATAAAGGAAGAATGGACAAAATATCAAGTTACATGTGCATATTAGAAAATCACTTACAAGTTACATACGTTTATGAGAAATCACTTGGACTAACAATGTAGGACAGAAATTCATGATGTCAAACCATACCTTTTCCTCGGTGTCATCAGGACGGGTAATAAGTCTTGCTTTTATTTCCTCAGTCTCTGGAGGGAAACTTTTGAGATGGTAAATCCTCCCTGTAACTGGGTCTAGCCTTCTTCCAATACATCTGTCGATTAGAATTTCATCAGGAACCTGAGTATTAAGAAATAACGACTATGTAAAGATCAATTCTATTTGTACAAAGCTTGTATGGATGCAATTGAGATGACCAAGGGgaaaaactttttaaaaatacacatGCATGAAACTCCTTCTTTTCAGCAAAGTTATAATTTCCTTCCCAAATGTCACTCACCAAAAGACACCCAACCGTATTTGTCAAAACAAAGATATTATGAGTtggaattaaatgaaacagcTAACATACATCATAAGGAATTCAGTAGAAGTAGAAAGCTTCCATTCTATACAAGACTCACATACATCTAATACAATGTAAACATCTGGTATTATCTTCAAACTTTGCAGGCTTTGTGCTTGGTTAAAACTTCGGGGGTAGCCATCTAGAAGCCACCCGTTTTCTTTTGCATCTTCCCGTGATAATCGTGCTGTGACCATCTACAAAGCAAGTGTTTTCGATACGATTACCAACTATTTGATAAGGGAAACTTACACCATGTAAGATTTTGAGTCATGAGTTGATAGAATACCGCAGTCACGACTTCATCAGGGACTAGACGGCCAGCATTCATGAACTCTTTGGCTTTATTTCCAATTTCTGTCCCAGATGACACTTCAGCTCTTAGAAGGTCCCCCGTTGATATGTGTACCAATCCAAACTGAAGAaccaagagaaagaaagaactcaTCAGTCATACAAAACGGGCTATCCATTCCAAACACACACACCAGGCCCTTCTATATATAACCGCAACGCATAAACAATGAACAAGTAACTTATATCTATTAAAATGGTTACCTTGCGGACAATCAATTCGCACTGAGTTCCTTTGCCTGATGCCGGTGCACCGGATATCATCACCTTCAGAGGCTCTTTTAAAGAACAGTTGAGTTTCAGTCCCTGTCAAAAACAGAACAGAAAGTGTACAATTAATAttcttgtttaattttaaaaaaaaattgacatcgAGCACAAGGTTcatatctgttttttttttccttatacaTTGGATTTGTAGGTAATCCTCAAATGGGCATTGTTGTAGAGTCGCAGAGAGCAGAGACGATGAGAAGATGGTTCAAGCGAtacagaggaagaagaaaaagaagaagaagaagaagaagagggaaaaggagaaaaaggaaacagagAGGGAGAATATAAACTGAAGGAGTGAACTGGAGAGAGTGAGGTGGGCAACATTCTTCTGCTCTCACTGTGTAtgaaagacagagagagagagaggagagagagttttggGTAGAAGTTTAAGCAATGGGGTAAAGGCAGGCCAACAAGTTTAAGCGGCTGATGCTAACGGAAAAACGGACACCACGAGTTATGTTTTCTCAATTGGAAAGGCTGTctttttggtggcttttgacaGTTTTGTCCTGCTGGCCATTTATATGATAGGGGCCTTCCTCTCTTTTGGggggcaaggcaaggcaaggcccGTGCTATTTGCCTTGCGTTTTTGTTGAAGATCGAGGCTTTGGAACCGAGGGAAGCCCTCTCTTCAATTAGAAGGAACAGCTAGCTGTTGTTGGTATCTCTACAAAAAGTCTGAATTTTGGCGTCAtcacttcattttcttctatttcaattttgtttaattggTTCTTATGAAATATCATTAAGccactaaattttttatataaaaaaaataaaaataaaaaaaacttcctCATGTCGATTTGTTCTTCCTACTCATGCATTGGCTATAACTGGTTAGAACTTCAGTTGGTTTATCGTTGTATCTGTGTCCTCCATAGTTGAACATGTttaatggaaaaataaaaaattgcacTATGATGCAGCAACTTGGCCATGAAGGGTCCACCAGTACTGAGACACTGGTGCTCTAATTCATACAAATTGCCTGGCAGATATGCGCCCAGggaagaaaaatcagataaaagAAGCATGACATGAAAAAACCACTAGAATGCCACAAAATgtagaaataataataaacagcTTTTGCATTCTAAAAACCATATAAACCAATCGAGTACAGAACGATACGACTCTCCTATCCGCCAGA
Proteins encoded in this region:
- the LOC18771366 gene encoding adenylate kinase 5, chloroplastic: MLPTSLSPVHSFSLYSPSLFPFSPFPSSSSSSSFSSSSVSLEPSSHRLCSLRLYNNAHLRITYKSNGLKLNCSLKEPLKVMISGAPASGKGTQCELIVRKFGLVHISTGDLLRAEVSSGTEIGNKAKEFMNAGRLVPDEVVTAMVTARLSREDAKENGWLLDGYPRSFNQAQSLQSLKIIPDVYIVLDVPDEILIDRCIGRRLDPVTGRIYHLKSFPPETEEIKARLITRPDDTEEKVKSRLEIYKQNADAISTTYSHIMKKIDGNHPKEVVFEVIDSILSQVQKDKETKMKLGKSNQSTSVQDNWRGIPTKLNNIPHSRDIRKYFYEDVLQATQRAINDGRTRLKVEINIPELNPEMDVYRIGTLMELVRSLALSFADDGKHVKVCVQGSMGEGALAGMPLQLAGTRKILEFMDWGEYEAMGTFINIGSIGGKEVDEQDDLFILVAPQNAVGNCIIDDLRAMTDAAGDRPVILINPRLKDLPASSGIMQTMGRDKRLEYASSFENCYFFRLLYYAGTQYPIMGALRMSYPYRYELYKRVDDPSGKEKYVILSTFPEKPSTDEVNDAFEGKPRNESKKALGFWGFLSGIF